A genomic stretch from Anoplolepis gracilipes chromosome 16, ASM4749672v1, whole genome shotgun sequence includes:
- the LOC140674783 gene encoding uncharacterized protein → MEQVLTHQSTLINSVEEYFAWEVRCDDYIKSLEEQSRIKRPRISIGYRQLLIAKIARLEGLKNALRKRFVHAGAGHSAHQAALFWREIDTAFENRISTGAIINSNYIEPRQFLEDASDIVLEHVRDAIETHCSVKVNTMFNGEFVAGEKHNDKSVSTKNCELFRTSDLREWYEQRVIEPTLASLEEFQERDSGWALSRIHNLTVNINKYNPMRAGCHIILPRKIMMKRAIVNVRSKDNACFAWAVTAAMYPAERRVERELSYPRYTDVLNLRDIEFPVTLNQIKKFEINNNISINVYTIENENIVPIRLSEQKRDKHANLLYIQDAQDIGHFAWIKNLSRLVSSQLNKHNGQKYICDRYVYLILLIFFKINI, encoded by the coding sequence atggagcagGTTTTAACGCATCAATCCACCTTGATAAATTCGGTGGAGGAGTACTTTGCGTGGGAGGTGCGATGCGATGATTATATCAAGTCGTTGGAAGAGCagagtcgaattaaacgaccgcgaatatcgatcggatatcgacaattgttgatcgcaaagatcgcgcgactcgaaggactgaaaaatgcGTTGCGCAAACGTTTCGTACACGCGGGTGCCGGACACAGCGCGCATCAAGCTGCACTATTTTGGCGAGAAATTGATACAGCGTTCGAGAACCGTATATCGACTGGTGCGATAATCAATAGCAATTATATCGAACCTCGCCAGTTTCTCGAAGACGCGAGTGATATCGTGCTCGAACATGTGCGAGACGCTATCGAAACACActgcagtgtgaaagtgaatactatgtttaacggtgagtttgtggcgggTGAAAAGCACAACGATAAAAGTGTAAGTACAAAAAACTGTGAACTATTTCGTACATCTGATTTACGCGAATGGTACGAGCAACGTGTTATCGAGCCCACTTTAGCatctctcgaagaatttcaagaacgtgatagtgggtgggcattatcgcgtatacataatttgactgtaaatataaataaatataatcctatgcgtgcgggatgtcatattatattaccgcgaaagataatgatgAAGCGAGCGATAGTTAACGTGCGAtccaaagacaatgcatgtttcgCATGGGCAGTGACTGCTGCTATGTATCCCGCTGAAAGAAGGGTTGAACGAGAATTATCGTACCCGCGTTACACGGATGTGCTAAATCTTCGAgacattgagtttccagtgactcttaatcaaattaaaaagtttgaaattaacaacaatatttcaatcaatgtgtataccatcgaaaacgaaaatattgttcctattcgtctttcggagcaaaagagggacaagcacgccaatttgctctacattcaagatgcgcaagatatcggacatttcgcgtggatcaagaatttatcgcgactcgtgagttcgcaactcaataaacacaatggacaaaaatatatctgtgatcggtatgtatatttaatattattgatttttttcaaaataaatatataa
- the LOC140674512 gene encoding uncharacterized protein: MNDCAIRLPSDKDKWLAFNNYNRKEQVPFVVYADLECVLRKTYKEEEAEKNLYQHHQVFSIAYYVHCSYDNLLSAYHSRREANCVAWFAEELKNLATSVKTILSTNLPMINLTREELEKFNSATQCHICEKPFVEDDTRVHDHCHLTGRYRGPAHSNCNLNYKESFYIPIIFHNLSGYDSHFIIEEIATAFEGRIDLLPITKEKYVSFTKDVKLTEDNWRNHIKLRFIDSFKFLTTSLNKLASFLSKDKLKILQSEYQNLRVEDFDLLTRKGVFPYEYIDCVDKLHDTCLPPRELFYSSLTGNTVSESDYAHAEIVWKRFSIRTLGEYSDLYLKIDVLLLADVFENFRDNCIKSYGLDPAHYYTLPGYTWDAMLKHTNIKFELLTDIDMVMFIERGIRGGLSQCSNRYAHANNKYMQSYDPLKPSSYLMYFDVNNLYGWAMCQPLPYASFQWVDNICNFDLSSIASDSPTGYILEVDLEYPQHLHDAHTDLPFCPTRDKPPGKRENKLLATLYDKKRYVIHYRNLQQCTRHGLRVTKIHRILQFAQSPWLRTYIELNTQFRTMAKNDFEKNLYKLMNNAVFGKTMENVRNRVDVKLITKWDDRYGAEAMIAKPNFHSRSIFSENLIAVELRRLEVKFYKPIYVGMCILDVSKMCLYEFHHDYMIPMYREKCKVMYTDTDSLIYHIECEDVYENMKRDIDKFDTSDYAIDNAYGIPLVNKKVPGLMKDENNGMIMTEFVGLRAKMYALKIDGKKDTKKVKGVKNSVVAKTITFDDYMQCLNEGIEMTRQQSTIRSKMHKVYTMRQKKIALSPHDDKRYIIPKSIDTLPWGHYRIPL, translated from the coding sequence atgaacgactgcgctatccgattaccgagcgataaggataagtggctcgcttttaacaactataacaggaaggagcaggttcctttcgtcgtgtatgccgacctggaatgtgttttgagaaagacgtacaaagaagaagaagcagaaaaaaatttatatcagcaTCATCAAGTGtttagtatcgcttattatgtacattgctcgtacgataatttgttgtccgcgtatcattctcgtcgcgaagccaattgcgtcgcatggtttgctgaagaattaaaaaatttagcaacgagcgtgaaaacaattttatctacaaatcttcccatgataaatttgacgcgtgaagaattggaaaagtttaaCAGCGCTACTCAATGTcacatatgtgagaaaccattcgtggaagacgatacgcgcgtacacgaTCATTGCCACCTCACtgggcggtacagaggtcccgcgcattcaaattgcaatctaaattataaggaatccttttatattccaattattttccacaatttatccggttacgattcacattttataatcgaggaaatagctacagcgttcgaaggaagaatcgatctacttccgataactaaagaaaaatacgtttcatttacgaaagatgttaaacttacggAAGACAATTggcgaaatcacattaaattacgtttcatcgattcttttaaatttctcacaacaagtctcaacaaattagcatcttttctcagtaaagataaattaaaaattttacaatctgaatatcaaaatttgcggGTAGAAGACTTTGATCTGTTAACGCGTAAAGGCGTCTTTCCGtacgaatatatcgattgtgtagataaattgcacgatacatgtttacctccgcgcgaattattttacagttccttgacaggtaacacagtatctgagagcgattacgcgcacgctgagattgtgtggaagcgattctccattcgaacgctaggcgaatatagcgatctgtatttaaaaatcgatgttttgttGTTAGcagatgtttttgaaaattttcgtgacaattgtatcaagagttacggGCTCGACCCTGCGCATTATTATACTCTGCCCGGATACACGTGGGATGCCATGTTGaagcatacaaatattaagtttgaattgctcactgacatcgatatggtaatgtttatagaacgaggtatacgcggtggtttgagtcaatgttccaacagatacgcgcatgctaataacaagtacatgcagtcataCGACCCATTGAAACCGTCATCGTAtctaatgtatttcgatgtaaataatttatacggatgggcaatgtgtcaacctttGCCTTACGCTAGttttcaatgggtcgacaatatatgcaattttgatctatcatcgatcgcgtccgattcgcctacaggctatatcctcgaagtcgatctcgagtaccCGCAACATCTTCACGACGCGCATACTGacttaccgttttgtccgacgcgtgacaaaccacccggcaagagagagaacaagttgctcgcgaccttatacgataagaaacgatacgtaatacactaccgcaatctgcagcaatgtacgcgacacggtcttcgcgttacaaaaattcatcgcatattacaattcgcgcaatctccatggttacgtacatatattgaattaaacacgcaatttagaacaatggctaaaaatgattttgaaaagaatttatacaaattaatgaataatgcagttttcggcaaaacgatggaaaatgtgcgcaatcgcgtagatgtaaaacttataacaaaatgggacgataggtacggcgcagaggcgatgatcgcgaaaccaaattttcatagcaggagcattttttcggaaaatttaatcgctgtggaattgcgtagactcgaggtgaagttttacaaaccaatctatgtaggtatgtgtatacttgatgtatccaagatgtgtttgtacgaatttcatcacgattacatgattccaatgtatagagaaaaatgtaaagtcatgtacaccgacacggatagtctcatatatcacattgagtgcgaagacgtgtacgagaatatgaagcgCGACATCGACAAGTTCgacacgagcgactatgcgatagacaatgcgtacggtataccgctcgtgaataaaaaggtaccgggtctgatgaaggatgaaaacaacggtatgataatgacagaatttgtcgggcttagagcaaaaatgtacgCGCTAAAAATAGATGGTAaaaaggatacgaaaaaggtaaaaggtgtcAAGAATAGCGTCGTCGCGAAAACGATAACATTTGACGATTACATGCAATGTTTGAACGAAGGAATTGAAATGACGCGACAGCAATCGActataagatcaaaaatgcataaagtatataccatgcggcagaaaaaaattgctctaagtccacacgatgataaacggtatataatacctaaaagtatcgatacgctaccatgggggcattacagaataccgttgtaa
- the LOC140674688 gene encoding uncharacterized protein encodes MSDREKIARKIVQTSESIRKKYRALKTDKIEEDVALEKQFKPISEPLKQLVQNTIDVESDVSKIEPFDILEKDHVEKKIIKVKKRPRISYNDLSSKQKRLNVSLNDLPITSTPNQRRTIPDTSTQIEIAQPRQLSYEQPPVDEIFETTPDSLVTTVQRELQTSAGVNIFREHLGPLGQKYILTVMNQDKDKAMDYVYGIKFSNDGIMLGDKHFDVDKNDNIIINEVKYTGTPGLYELIFKKIPDDEIYTEDDLLKYKSILLATNAHKRGNKAHNPVLGTKGYKYKNVIAPLLSSRKAGKGILPRAMTLNDNKIDYVHWNDPNELVDRLRLLDASRRAGNNAHDNEIMSIIEELREDGLIIN; translated from the coding sequence atgagtgatcgtgaaaagattgcgcgaaaaattgtacagacgagcgagtcaattcgcaaaaaatatcgcgcgttaaaaactgataaaattgaggaagatgtAGCGTTGGAGAAACAGTTTAAACCGATTAGCGAGCCTCTAAAACAGCTTGTTCAAAATACCATCGATGTAGAATCCGACGTATCGAAAATCGAACCGTTCGATATACTCGAAAAAGACcatgtggaaaagaaaattattaaagttaaaaaacgacCAAGAATCTCATATAATGATTTGAGCTCAAAGCAAAAACGATTAAACGtctcattaaatgatttgcCGATAACTTCTACACCTAATCAAAGACGAACGATACCGGACACATCTACTCAGATAGAAATTGCGCAACCGCgtcaattatcgtacgagcaaccaCCCGTCgacgaaatttttgaaaccacACCCGATTCGTTGGTTACGACGGTACAACGTGAATTGCAAACGTCCGCaggtgtaaacatatttcgagagcatttaggtccactcggacaaaaatatatattaactgttatgaatcaagataaagataaagctatGGATTATGTGTACGGCATTAAGTTTTCTAACGATGGAATAATGCtcggtgataaacattttgacgtagacaaaaatgataatataattatcaatgaagtaaaatatacgggAACGCCTGGtctctatgaattaattttcaaaaaaatccccgacgatgaaatatataccgaagatgatttgcttaaatataaaagtatattattagcgacgaatgcgcataaacgtgggaacaaagcacataatccagtattagggactaaaggatataagtataaaaatgtaattgcgcCGTTGTTGTCTAGCAGAAAAGCTGGAAAGGGTATACTACCGCGCGCTATGACTCTAAACGACAATAAGATCGACtacgtgcattggaacgatccAAACGAGTTGGTAGATCGTCTGCGATTACTGGATGCTTCGCGTCGAGCCGGTAACAATGCTCACGACAATGAAATCATGTCGATTATCGAAGAACTTCGCGAAGatggtcttattataaattga
- the LOC140674785 gene encoding uncharacterized protein, producing MSNLSAESVENNVPWYLRRFSSYSQILRLTAWTLRFLTNCRKTDVIKDKEITAKEIIASELLLCRLAQQESFKGVKDPRLQGLDIFEDKRLLRTRTIISNRQDNLNFRYPIILDPKHLLTEKIIQHVHVKFNHAGSNKYRRQAGAARAQLTDG from the exons ATGAGCAATCTTTCTGCAGAATCGGTAGAAAATAATGTTCCGTGGTATTTGAGAAGATTTTCATCGTACTCTCAAATCTTGCGCTTGACTGCATGGACGTTGAGATTCTTAACTAATTGCAGGAAAACTGATGTGAtcaaagataaagaaataacGGCCAAAGAAATAATCGCATCTGAGTTGCTTCTGTGTCGATTGGCACAACAAGAATCGTTCAAAGGAGTGAAAGATCCACGTTTACAAGGATTGGATATATTTGAGGATAAGAGGCTACTCCGTACGCGAACAATCATTTCCAATCGCCAAGATAATCTCAATTTCAGATATCCAATAATTCTTGATCCGAAACATCTACTAACTGAAAAAATCATTCAACACGTTCATGTGAAATTCAATCATGCAG GTAGCAACaagtatagaaggcaggcaggagcggctCGGGCGCAACTGACCGAcgggtga